The nucleotide window ACTTGTATTTTGTGGCTGGTTCTTCGTGTTTGGGTCTGTTGCTGTTGTATCATCTGCATTCAGAATGAGGATATGACTAAGCTGTGGCATATGAGGCTTGGTCATATGAGCGAAAGAGGAATGCGGGTTTTAAAAAAACATGATCTTCTTTGTGGGCACAAGTTGCAAAGTCTTGAATTTTGGGAGCATTGTATGTTTGGGAAACCTCATCGCAACAAGTTTTCAAAGAAGGGTGTTCATAGGACAAAGGGGACACTTGATTATATCCACTCTGATTGTTGGGGTCCTTGTCGGGTCGAATATATTGGAGGTCACATATATTTTGTATCGATGATCGATGACTACTGAAGAATAACTTGGGTCATTATGATGTTGGGGTGTTGAATATAAAACAGCTTATTAGGTGTGGTCTTGTAAGCCTGCGGATTATTCTTTATTGAGAGTTTATGGTTGAATGTTTACTCTCATGTAAGTGAAGGGATAAAGAATCTGGTGACCTTCTGAGAGTACAGTTACACTTGGTAGAAGtgtaatttttaataaaaaatttatactTAATCCTATTGTGAAGTCCAATGTTGTAGAAAAAATGGTAATGTTGATAAACAGGTGGAGCTGCAGGTCACTCCAGATGAGAGTGGAGCTGCAAGTCACTGTAGATTAGAGTGATTCACAGCCCCAAGATGGAGAAGACCAACATGTTCCGATAAAATCTGAGAGGCCAGAATCTTCTAGTCAAAATGCTCAATTTGAAGAACTTCATCCAAGTATAGCTCTTAATCGGGCTAAAAGAGTTGGTGTTGTGCTCCAAGAATGTATGGTTTTCAGGATAGGTTGTTTATGCATTGCATGTGGCTGAAGAGGTGGATCCTCATGAGTCGTCTGCCTATGAAGAAGTTGTTTCGGGTGGCGAGTCTGCTTAATGACTCCCTGTAATGGGGGATGAGATGGAGTTCATGCATAAGAATTAGACTTGAGAGCTATAGCTAGTCAGAAGGCCTAAGGGGGCAAAAGTTATTACTTGTAAGTGGGTTTTTAAAAAGAATGCTGGAATCTCGCCTACTGAGGGAATCAAGTATAAAGATCGATTTGTTTCAAGAGGGTTCACACAAAGAGAAGGGGTTGACTATATTGAGATCTTCTCACCAGTATTTAGACACACTTCCATCAGGGTGCTACTAGCAATGGTCGTacatcagaatttaaaacttggGCAACTAGATGTGAAGACAGTTTTcatgcatgaagagttagaggaagAGATATATATGAGACTCAACCAGAGGGGTTAGAAGTTCCTGGAAAAGATGACTATATCTGCAAGCTGAAGTAGTCCTTGTATGGACTGAAGTAGTCTCTTAGGTAGTGGTACAAGAGACTTGATAGCTACATTATGAAGTTATATTAAACAGGAGTTTGTATGATTGTTTGTGCATCACAATAAGTTCGCTGATGGTTCGATAATTTATCCGGTcatgtatgtagatgatattctCATAGCTGCTAAGTCCAAGTATGATATAAAAAAGTTGAAGGGTCTTCTCAATGCTGAATTGAAATGAAGGATTTGGGTGTTACACAAAAAATTTTGGGTATGGAGATTTATAGGGAAAGGGATCAAAGAAAGGTCTTTGTATCGCAAAGGGGTTATATTCGTAAGATATTGTCAAGGTTTGGAATGTCATCAGCTAAGCATGTAGATACTCCTAATAGTGCAAATGTTCGACTGTTTGACTGCATTTGCACCTCAATCTGAAGCTGAGTAAGAGTACATGTCTCTAGTCCAGTATGCTAGTGCATTAGAAAGTTGATGTATGACATTGTCTGCACTAGACCTGATCTTGCACATGTTGTTAATATTGTCAATAGGTTCATGGGGCAACCTGAAAAGGAACTTTGGCAAGTTGCATGTGAAGAGGATTTTTGTTATCTTCCAGGTACGTCTGATATTGGTCTCATTTAAGGGAATGACCTAGAATGTCTAGTCACTGGTTATTCTGATTCTAATTATATTGGAGAAGTTGGTAGTAGAATGTCTATGATTGGTTATGTATTTACTCTGGGTGGTTCATTTGTTAGTTGGAAGGTAACTCTGCAACCTACAGTTATTTTGTCTACTACGGAGGCAGAGTACATGGCGTTGATTGAAGCTGCTAAAGAGGGAATATGGCTAAAAGGACTAGTTTGTGATCTTGGTATGCATCATGATTAGTCTTTTGTGTATTGTGATAGTCTCACTGCATAATGCTTAGCCAAGGTTCAAGTCCATCATGAGAAGGACTAAGCACATATATGTGAGATATCATTTCTGAGGAATGAGAAGAGGATTAAGGTGAAGACAGTGGGTACTGCTAATTTTTCCACTGATATGTTCACCAAGTATGTTCCACACGGCAAGTTCCAACATTGTTTGGACTTGTTAAATATTTTAAACTGTTAATAAGGGCCATGAAGGGCAATTTTGAGGCAGAGAGTTTTTTATGTTACCGCTCGCATTATTATGGTGCATCTAGTACATCTGTTTTTGTGAGAGGATAAAAGTAATGTGGAGATTTGGTTAGAATATGCCCTCTTCTACATATTATGAAGGGCAATCAACATTTTGGGCTTATTTTCTGTACTTTTTTATAACCGCTTAAGCGTACTATATAAACTCTCTAGGTCATAATCTAAACGTATGTTGTAATCTGTATCCTTAAAATCAATTAAACTTTTCCTCTTCTGCATATTGTGTTCTTTCTTTACTTTTATTATAATCTTTCTTGAGTCCGTATAGTTGATCTTCTGAGAAAAGTTTAGTTGGATAATGGTAAACCAATATTTTTAACATATATGAACAGCTTGTATTTTTAACATTGCCTTATTCCCCTCTTCGTTTAAGATGTTGTCACACAATATCAAAGTATAGTTGGAGCATTTCATTACTTAAAGCACACAGTCAACTACGGTAATTTTTTTGACCAACTCTTCTGTATTTGTGGTCTTATTCAGATTCTGATTGTGGGGTTATAGTCTTGATTGACGATCAACCAGTGGTATTGTGTATTCTTTGGTGGTGATATCATATCATGGAGTTCTTGTAAGCAACATAGTGTCGGTACAGAAGCTGAATTTGAAGGCCTTGCGAAGGCTACTATGCTGAACTTATGTGGA belongs to Apium graveolens cultivar Ventura unplaced genomic scaffold, ASM990537v1 ctg2320, whole genome shotgun sequence and includes:
- the LOC141700434 gene encoding secreted RxLR effector protein 161-like — translated: MYDIVCTRPDLAHVVNIVNRFMGQPEKELWQVACEEDFCYLPVGSRMSMIGYVFTLGGSFVSWKVTLQPTVILSTTEAEYMALIEAAKEGIWLKGLVCDLGMHHD